CACCAGAACCGGGAATGCCTCCTCGGCGAAGCCGTCTGCCCCGCTGAAGTTCGCGGCCCCGGGCAGTGCGCGTGCGGCGTCGTGGATCTTGGCGCTGTACCGCCCGAACACATTCTGCAGGTGCGCGTGGAGCTTCTCGTCGGTGCGGCCAGCGATCAGCAGTTCGTACAGGACCGCGTTGGTGGGGCTGCTGGTGAGGTCCCGCTGGATTGTCAGCACCGCCTCCAGCGCCGACCGGTCGGCGGGTATATCAGCGACTCGCTTGGTGAACGCCTCCAGCTGACGGCGCAACACCTCCGATGCGGTGGCCGCCATGAAGTCGCCCATCGTTTCGAAATGGCGGAACA
This is a stretch of genomic DNA from Mycobacterium lacus. It encodes these proteins:
- a CDS encoding TetR/AcrR family transcriptional regulator, translating into MARTQRQRREETVARLIEAGIATISEVGYARASAAVITKRAGMSVGALFRHFETMGDFMAATASEVLRRQLEAFTKRVADIPADRSALEAVLTIQRDLTSSPTNAVLYELLIAGRTDEKLHAHLQNVFGRYSAKIHDAARALPGAANFSGADGFAEEAFPVLVALLTNVFDGAALVRGLLPDFDIEDRRIQLLAAILTAAWRDFSARAAPSTALDGPPT